The following coding sequences are from one Candidatus Paceibacterota bacterium window:
- a CDS encoding NYN domain-containing protein translates to MAVIKHKEQRVGIFIDTQNLYHSAKHLYKSRVNFGQIVKDGLAGRHLVRAMAYVVATETGEEQTFFDALEKLGIETKTKDLQVFSGGAKKGDWDVGIALDTISMAPKLDTIILVSGDGDFSALLEYLRVKEGCQTEVISFGRSSSSRLIEEADDFIDLDENPKRYLMGKGWVR, encoded by the coding sequence ATGGCAGTAATTAAGCATAAAGAGCAACGCGTTGGAATCTTTATCGATACACAAAATCTCTACCACAGCGCTAAACACCTTTATAAATCACGGGTCAACTTCGGTCAGATAGTTAAAGACGGTCTCGCCGGTCGGCACCTTGTCCGAGCCATGGCATATGTGGTCGCGACCGAGACAGGGGAGGAGCAAACCTTTTTTGATGCTCTTGAGAAACTTGGTATAGAGACAAAAACCAAAGACCTACAAGTATTCTCTGGCGGAGCCAAGAAAGGCGACTGGGATGTGGGTATCGCCCTCGATACAATCAGCATGGCCCCGAAACTCGACACAATTATTCTAGTTTCCGGAGACGGAGACTTTTCAGCTCTCCTCGAGTACCTTCGGGTCAAAGAAGGATGTCAAACTGAGGTTATCTCATTCGGACGCTCTTCCTCAAGCCGCTTGATCGAAGAAGCAGACGACTTCATTGACCTCGACGAGAACCCCAAGCGCTATCTAATGGGGAAAGGCTGGGTGAGATAA
- a CDS encoding TraR/DksA C4-type zinc finger protein, whose product MSTDDTIDLGYYKGKLEEEMENLIAELQTIGRINPDTPGDWEAVAANLDQPHSADLNEEADDIEEYGEHVAILEQLEIRFNEVKDAIERIEEDAYGICSVCGKKIEEDRLEANPAAKTCKSDIEETV is encoded by the coding sequence ATGAGTACAGACGACACAATTGACCTCGGCTACTATAAAGGAAAACTTGAGGAGGAAATGGAGAACCTGATCGCCGAACTTCAAACCATCGGGCGAATAAATCCCGACACCCCGGGGGACTGGGAGGCTGTGGCAGCCAACCTCGATCAACCACATTCCGCGGATCTCAACGAGGAAGCCGACGATATAGAGGAATACGGGGAGCACGTCGCCATCCTTGAACAACTAGAGATACGATTTAATGAAGTTAAAGACGCTATTGAACGAATTGAGGAAGATGCGTACGGAATCTGTAGTGTGTGTGGAAAAAAAATTGAGGAAGATCGCTTAGAAGCAAATCCGGCCGCAAAAACGTGTAAATCCGACATAGAGGAAACTGTGTAA
- a CDS encoding YifB family Mg chelatase-like AAA ATPase, which yields MSVSLAHSAQVHLLEATSVLVEVDISGGLYAFSIVGLPDKAVEEARDRVSAALKNSGYTSPKQENHKVVVSLAPAHSKKEGSVFDCAIAIAYLTANEDISAPLDSTLIAGELSLDGSTRQITGTLSLARHAKDKGFKQLYVPRENAAEAALISGIDVYGVGNLTELIGLLTGEIKRDPEPSPELSRHKPPRPTIDMAEVHGQESAKRGLEIAAAGGHNAAMSGPPGTGKTMLAQAFRSLLPPPDFNESLEITAIHSVAGELTDGPLIQERPFRSPHHTSSYTALIGGGTIPKPGEITLAHKGVLFLDEFPEFDRRVMESLRQPLENRSITVARTSGHATFPANFILIAAMNPCPCGNYGTEGKVCRCSPYQLSRYEQRLSGPIVDRIDVWLTVADVDHSKLTDYSAPSESTLSIQKRIKKARSMARKRINQNNSNIHTNDELSSKEIIETGNFSSEAHTTLTKTAVYHNLSARSFYKVARVARTIADLEESNEVQAKHVFEAVTYRPQTQ from the coding sequence ATGAGTGTTTCTCTTGCCCACAGCGCCCAAGTCCATCTCCTTGAAGCAACAAGTGTTTTAGTTGAGGTTGATATTTCCGGCGGTCTATATGCCTTTTCGATCGTCGGCTTACCTGATAAGGCGGTTGAGGAAGCGAGGGATCGTGTATCCGCTGCTCTGAAAAACAGTGGCTACACCTCTCCTAAACAAGAAAACCATAAGGTCGTTGTCTCTCTTGCACCGGCCCACAGCAAAAAAGAAGGGTCGGTGTTTGATTGTGCTATCGCGATCGCTTACCTTACTGCGAATGAAGACATTAGCGCTCCGCTTGACAGCACCCTTATCGCCGGAGAACTCTCACTCGACGGCAGTACGCGTCAAATTACCGGAACACTTTCGCTTGCCAGGCACGCCAAGGACAAAGGCTTTAAACAGCTCTATGTACCCCGAGAAAACGCGGCTGAAGCCGCTTTGATCAGTGGTATTGACGTATATGGTGTGGGTAATCTTACAGAGCTGATCGGACTTCTTACCGGAGAAATTAAACGTGATCCTGAACCCTCACCTGAGCTGTCACGCCACAAACCCCCTCGACCGACAATTGATATGGCTGAGGTGCATGGGCAAGAGTCAGCGAAACGAGGGCTTGAGATCGCTGCAGCCGGAGGTCACAACGCTGCCATGAGTGGTCCGCCGGGTACCGGTAAAACCATGCTCGCTCAAGCCTTTCGATCACTTTTACCGCCACCTGACTTTAATGAATCCCTCGAGATCACTGCAATCCACTCAGTTGCCGGTGAGTTGACTGACGGACCACTTATACAGGAGCGGCCGTTCCGATCTCCTCACCACACTTCGTCATACACCGCGCTTATCGGTGGTGGAACGATACCAAAACCAGGCGAGATAACTCTGGCCCACAAAGGTGTTCTTTTTCTTGATGAATTCCCTGAATTTGACCGGCGGGTTATGGAATCTTTGCGACAACCTTTAGAAAACCGCTCTATTACAGTCGCCCGAACTTCCGGGCACGCTACCTTTCCCGCTAATTTCATACTGATCGCAGCAATGAATCCATGTCCATGTGGCAACTATGGAACAGAAGGGAAGGTTTGTCGGTGTAGCCCGTATCAACTAAGCCGCTACGAACAACGTCTTTCAGGTCCAATTGTTGACCGTATTGATGTATGGCTTACGGTTGCTGACGTAGACCACAGCAAACTCACTGATTACTCCGCACCATCGGAAAGCACCCTCTCTATACAAAAACGCATTAAAAAAGCACGGAGTATGGCCCGAAAACGCATTAATCAAAACAACAGCAATATACATACAAACGATGAACTCTCCTCAAAAGAGATCATCGAGACCGGCAACTTCTCATCTGAAGCTCACACCACTCTTACCAAAACCGCTGTATACCATAACCTCTCTGCTCGAAGTTTTTATAAAGTCGCCCGTGTCGCTCGTACCATTGCAGATCTAGAGGAAAGTAATGAAGTACAAGCGAAACATGTATTTGAAGCTGTCACATACAGACCACAGACGCAGTAA
- a CDS encoding peptidoglycan DD-metalloendopeptidase family protein, translating into MSILVVAAALVGSFTIGVTPYTAEAGFFSFIKNAQAQRNSSTPPTGLPDQPNSQTMALLSAPHNNNPGAVAQGGGDIFIIGNEALLPGSRSDGIDRDDLSDNEGQIREYVVREGDSLSHIAEMFDVSVNTVRWSNDIGANEPIIPGQKLIILPITGIRYIVESGDSISWIAKTYGGDADEIREYNNIKDSDLSIGDEIIIPNGEIVKASTETSSSNTHTTPSKQTPSSAPSHSGYYSHPAPGAIITQRTHGYNGIDFGASYGTPIVASAPGSVIISRSGWNGGYGNYIVIDHNNGTQTLYAHNSQNTVSVGQSVQRGQVIGYMGSTGRSTGNHVHFEVRGAQNPFAACGLRTQCR; encoded by the coding sequence ATGAGTATTCTCGTCGTGGCGGCGGCACTCGTTGGAAGTTTTACTATTGGTGTAACCCCATACACAGCCGAAGCGGGATTCTTTTCATTTATTAAAAACGCTCAGGCTCAGCGCAACTCCTCCACCCCTCCAACCGGCCTCCCTGATCAACCAAACAGCCAAACAATGGCTCTTTTAAGCGCTCCACATAATAATAATCCGGGTGCTGTTGCTCAAGGAGGAGGTGATATATTCATCATCGGCAACGAAGCACTTCTGCCGGGAAGCCGCTCTGATGGTATAGATCGCGACGATCTTAGCGATAATGAAGGTCAGATCCGTGAATACGTGGTCCGCGAAGGTGATTCTCTTTCCCATATCGCTGAAATGTTCGATGTTTCTGTAAATACAGTGCGTTGGAGTAATGACATTGGTGCTAATGAACCTATTATTCCCGGCCAAAAACTGATCATCCTACCAATCACCGGTATTCGCTATATTGTGGAAAGTGGTGACTCTATAAGCTGGATAGCGAAGACATATGGTGGAGACGCTGATGAGATTCGGGAATACAACAATATTAAAGACAGCGATCTATCAATTGGTGATGAGATCATCATCCCGAACGGTGAGATAGTTAAAGCAAGCACTGAAACATCATCTAGCAATACTCACACTACACCTTCGAAACAAACTCCCTCCTCAGCCCCGAGTCATAGTGGTTATTATAGCCACCCTGCCCCTGGGGCGATCATAACCCAGCGAACCCACGGCTATAACGGTATAGACTTTGGTGCTTCCTACGGCACACCAATTGTTGCTTCAGCACCCGGCTCAGTGATCATATCTCGTAGTGGTTGGAATGGTGGATATGGTAATTACATTGTGATTGATCACAACAACGGCACCCAGACACTTTACGCTCACAACTCACAAAACACTGTCTCGGTCGGCCAGAGCGTCCAGCGTGGCCAAGTTATTGGATACATGGGCTCTACCGGTCGTTCGACCGGTAACCACGTTCACTTTGAGGTACGTGGTGCCCAAAACCCATTCGCGGCTTGCGGACTAAGAACACAGTGTCGCTAA
- a CDS encoding UvrD-helicase domain-containing protein, translated as MNDALSQNSPSENMSIKLNKQQQQAVEHTDGPLLIIAGAGAGKTKTLVSRIAHIIAQGTAPENILAITFTNKAAAEMRERVGAQLAQDRQLNEPISHVGTPFLSTFHALGVHILRANAVRLNIPKHFSIYDRSDSKRAVRDALKAAGYDPKQFEPGKVLGIISRAKGEAQDIDEFLAQQQQVVSPIRRVAGEIWGKYATLLADEKALDFDDLLLKTLQLLERDTEVREFYQDLWRYIHIDEYQDTNHVQYRIAQILAKKHRNICVVGDVDQTIYSWRGAQIKNILTFEQDYPEAETVVLEENYRSTQIILQAANNVIEKNQFRREKRLFTQNTGGELITISGFRNEGEEAAYIAGEAKDMIASGVPAEEIAVLYRTNVQSRAMEEAMLNRDVPYQVLGTRFFERKEVKDVIGYIKTALNPASITDFKRVVNTPARGIGKATMMRMIEYKDSELGPKQLAAAEQFRAILENIRKMAQEAVPSELVSYVIRESGLDRALKAEGTEDAEERRANMYELANLARKYDELGPDEGIEMLLSDAALASDQDELKENKAGVKLMTVHAAKGLEFDRVFVVGLEQDLFPQSREETEEQEEERRLFYVALTRARAKLYLTYAGMRTIFGKTNFQMPSEFLEDIDDTLALRDEPEEVTGGGSVGMLDDDPIVRIEW; from the coding sequence ATGAATGATGCTCTCAGTCAAAATTCACCATCGGAAAACATGTCAATCAAACTCAACAAACAGCAACAGCAGGCGGTTGAGCATACTGACGGACCTCTTTTGATAATCGCCGGGGCCGGGGCCGGGAAAACAAAAACACTTGTTTCGCGCATCGCTCATATTATCGCGCAAGGGACAGCACCGGAGAATATTCTTGCTATTACCTTCACCAACAAAGCTGCTGCAGAGATGCGGGAGAGGGTTGGAGCGCAACTGGCTCAAGATAGGCAGTTAAACGAGCCCATCTCTCACGTTGGTACACCGTTTCTCTCTACATTTCATGCGCTAGGAGTTCATATTCTACGTGCCAACGCAGTGCGATTGAATATTCCTAAACATTTTTCTATTTACGATCGGTCTGATTCTAAGCGGGCGGTGCGCGATGCGCTTAAGGCAGCGGGATACGACCCAAAGCAGTTTGAGCCGGGAAAGGTGCTCGGTATTATTTCTCGAGCGAAAGGAGAAGCACAAGATATAGATGAGTTTCTGGCACAGCAGCAACAAGTGGTCTCGCCGATACGGCGAGTAGCCGGTGAGATATGGGGGAAATATGCTACGTTGCTTGCCGATGAAAAAGCACTGGATTTTGACGACCTGCTCTTAAAAACGCTCCAGCTTCTGGAGCGGGATACTGAAGTTCGAGAGTTTTATCAAGACCTTTGGCGGTATATTCATATTGATGAGTATCAAGATACGAACCATGTTCAGTATCGTATCGCGCAGATCCTCGCCAAGAAGCATCGTAATATTTGTGTTGTGGGAGATGTGGATCAGACGATCTACTCGTGGCGCGGGGCGCAGATCAAGAATATCCTGACGTTTGAGCAGGACTATCCGGAAGCCGAGACCGTGGTTCTGGAAGAAAACTACCGTTCAACTCAGATCATTCTCCAAGCTGCCAATAACGTGATAGAAAAGAATCAATTTCGACGGGAGAAGCGTCTTTTTACTCAAAATACCGGCGGGGAACTCATTACAATAAGTGGGTTTCGAAATGAGGGCGAGGAGGCCGCGTATATTGCCGGTGAAGCAAAAGACATGATCGCCAGCGGGGTGCCGGCCGAAGAGATTGCGGTTCTCTACCGGACCAATGTTCAGTCTCGGGCGATGGAAGAGGCTATGCTTAACCGGGACGTGCCGTATCAAGTGCTTGGAACACGGTTCTTTGAGCGAAAAGAGGTTAAAGATGTTATCGGTTATATAAAAACAGCGTTAAACCCGGCCTCGATCACTGATTTTAAGCGTGTGGTGAATACACCGGCGCGAGGGATCGGCAAGGCAACAATGATGAGGATGATCGAGTATAAAGATAGCGAACTTGGCCCGAAGCAGCTTGCGGCTGCCGAGCAATTTCGCGCTATTCTTGAGAATATTCGCAAAATGGCGCAGGAGGCAGTACCGTCTGAGTTGGTAAGCTATGTGATCCGTGAATCCGGCCTTGACCGGGCGCTTAAAGCAGAAGGAACTGAAGACGCAGAAGAGCGACGGGCAAACATGTATGAGCTCGCCAACCTTGCCCGTAAATACGATGAACTTGGACCTGACGAGGGAATCGAGATGCTTCTCTCTGACGCGGCGTTGGCATCTGACCAGGACGAGCTAAAGGAAAATAAGGCCGGAGTAAAGCTTATGACCGTTCACGCGGCGAAAGGCCTCGAATTTGATCGGGTATTTGTGGTCGGACTTGAGCAGGATCTTTTTCCACAGTCGCGTGAGGAAACAGAGGAGCAGGAGGAAGAGCGGCGTTTGTTCTATGTGGCTCTCACCAGAGCGCGCGCTAAACTGTATTTAACCTATGCCGGCATGCGCACCATTTTCGGGAAAACCAACTTTCAGATGCCGTCCGAGTTTCTCGAAGACATCGACGATACGTTGGCTCTCCGCGACGAGCCTGAAGAGGTTACTGGCGGAGGAAGTGTTGGTATGCTGGATGACGACCCGATCGTGCGGATCGAGTGGTAG
- a CDS encoding AbrB/MazE/SpoVT family DNA-binding domain-containing protein → MAQQNIQFIRKVTRVGGRSLSIVIPSEIVSALGIRERQKLTLELDGERIIVRDWKE, encoded by the coding sequence ATGGCTCAACAGAATATTCAATTTATACGTAAGGTAACTCGTGTTGGCGGCAGAAGCCTCTCTATAGTTATTCCGTCTGAGATCGTTAGCGCACTTGGTATTCGAGAGCGCCAAAAACTTACCCTTGAGCTTGACGGTGAGAGGATCATTGTCCGGGACTGGAAAGAATAA
- the rsmA gene encoding 16S rRNA (adenine(1518)-N(6)/adenine(1519)-N(6))-dimethyltransferase RsmA, translating into MKPKKSLGQHFLTSEGAVKRIVDAADITDGEQVLEIGPGRGVLTKALLDAGARVVAVEKDEALATELRDRFADAVSAGTLSVIADDILNSDLVDTEYGILNTKYSLVANIPYYITGAIIRQFLTASHQPTKMVLLVQKEVAERIIAREGNKQGKESLLSISVKAYGEPKMAGVVKAGSFNPPPKVDSAILVIENISRAFFKEIDEKQFFEMLHLGFGQKRKQLAGNLKARFSSEVVEQAFVACAIDTQVRAEDLGPAQWHCLAKELFSMQNS; encoded by the coding sequence ATGAAACCAAAGAAATCACTCGGACAGCACTTCCTAACTTCAGAAGGTGCAGTGAAGCGCATTGTTGATGCAGCTGACATTACTGATGGGGAACAAGTGCTTGAGATCGGGCCGGGCCGAGGCGTGCTGACCAAAGCACTTCTGGATGCGGGTGCGCGCGTTGTCGCGGTGGAGAAAGATGAAGCACTTGCCACTGAACTTAGAGATCGTTTCGCTGACGCTGTGTCCGCAGGTACTCTCAGTGTGATCGCGGATGATATTCTGAATAGTGATCTCGTTGATACTGAATACGGAATACTGAATACAAAATATTCCCTTGTTGCTAACATTCCTTACTACATCACCGGCGCTATCATCCGGCAGTTTCTCACCGCTTCGCACCAACCGACGAAAATGGTGCTTCTAGTCCAGAAGGAAGTTGCTGAGCGCATTATTGCCCGAGAGGGAAACAAGCAGGGGAAGGAAAGCCTGCTCTCGATCTCAGTTAAAGCATACGGTGAGCCAAAAATGGCTGGTGTTGTGAAGGCGGGAAGCTTTAACCCTCCACCGAAGGTGGATTCGGCTATTTTAGTTATTGAGAATATCTCCCGGGCTTTCTTTAAAGAGATCGATGAAAAGCAGTTTTTTGAGATGCTCCACCTTGGCTTCGGCCAGAAACGCAAACAGCTCGCCGGTAACTTAAAAGCACGATTCAGCTCTGAGGTAGTAGAGCAGGCTTTTGTAGCGTGTGCTATAGATACTCAGGTGCGCGCAGAAGATCTTGGGCCTGCGCAGTGGCACTGTCTCGCAAAAGAGCTTTTTTCAATGCAGAACTCCTGA
- a CDS encoding peptidoglycan-binding protein, which translates to MKQISQRSVPKKASGILTYSIIFSTFIAFGVLFGTSQVNAQDADLIRSLQNQIKLLQQQIDAFQNISQPTNNVGEITSNLSPGDREPQVRTLQQALNNVPGIQIAASGAGSPGNETDFFGSLTTQAVIAFQEKYRSEVLDPWNLAHGTGFVGQTTRQKLNEFVGGGSTPKQTSEANIELNTSEEDPKESNAPAVTGLWNEPKITRIEPAKGTNGDKITLYGHNFNTRRNTVMTNHTQPDQYQEVASKDGETLTFTLQTTVGEELEKQLNAVPSDKLDQVRSQFPEELLVQIKVVNESGESNVIPFFYKSYGN; encoded by the coding sequence ATGAAACAGATCTCACAAAGAAGCGTGCCGAAAAAGGCGTCAGGCATCCTTACTTATTCGATAATTTTTTCAACTTTTATCGCTTTCGGTGTCTTGTTTGGCACATCTCAAGTAAATGCACAAGATGCCGACTTGATCCGATCGCTCCAGAACCAGATCAAACTACTTCAACAACAAATAGACGCATTTCAAAACATTTCTCAACCAACAAATAACGTTGGTGAGATTACTTCAAATCTCTCTCCTGGCGACCGCGAACCTCAAGTACGCACACTCCAGCAAGCACTAAACAATGTGCCCGGGATCCAGATCGCCGCAAGCGGTGCAGGCTCGCCAGGCAACGAGACCGATTTTTTCGGCTCTCTTACAACCCAAGCGGTGATCGCCTTTCAAGAAAAGTATCGCAGTGAGGTCCTGGACCCATGGAACCTCGCACATGGAACCGGTTTTGTGGGACAGACAACACGTCAAAAGCTCAACGAATTTGTAGGTGGTGGATCTACCCCGAAGCAAACAAGCGAAGCAAATATTGAACTAAACACTTCTGAGGAAGATCCGAAAGAAAGTAATGCGCCCGCAGTGACCGGCTTATGGAACGAGCCAAAGATCACTCGCATTGAACCGGCTAAGGGCACGAATGGTGACAAAATAACGCTCTACGGACACAATTTTAACACCAGACGCAACACGGTCATGACCAACCATACTCAGCCTGACCAATACCAAGAGGTGGCCTCAAAAGACGGCGAAACACTCACCTTCACCCTTCAAACAACGGTCGGGGAAGAGCTTGAAAAACAACTGAACGCTGTCCCTTCAGACAAACTTGATCAGGTGCGTTCACAATTCCCAGAAGAGCTCTTGGTACAGATCAAGGTCGTGAACGAAAGCGGCGAGAGCAATGTAATACCGTTCTTTTATAAATCCTATGGTAATTAG
- a CDS encoding PrgI family protein, protein MRFHVPQYIEIESKLFGPFTLKQFIYLAGGIGASVGLWFVVPYAVLSLPLIAAVALFSFALAFYKVNEKPFIEVMEAAFYYAVGSKLYIWDRHRKTPTKKEIAEADKKEQEANVPKLSSSKLKDLTWDLDTKTGEKDEDLSDETI, encoded by the coding sequence ATGCGTTTTCACGTCCCTCAATATATTGAAATAGAAAGCAAGCTGTTTGGACCGTTTACGCTCAAGCAGTTTATCTACCTCGCGGGTGGTATTGGCGCGAGTGTGGGGTTGTGGTTCGTGGTGCCGTATGCGGTCCTGTCTTTGCCGCTCATAGCTGCAGTTGCTTTGTTTTCATTTGCGCTTGCTTTCTACAAGGTTAATGAAAAGCCGTTCATTGAGGTGATGGAGGCTGCGTTTTACTATGCCGTAGGCTCAAAGCTCTATATTTGGGATCGGCACCGTAAAACCCCTACGAAGAAAGAAATCGCGGAGGCGGATAAGAAAGAGCAGGAGGCGAATGTGCCAAAACTGTCGAGCAGTAAGCTTAAAGATCTCACCTGGGACCTGGATACCAAGACCGGAGAGAAAGACGAAGATCTGTCAGATGAAACTATTTGA
- a CDS encoding DUF87 domain-containing protein: MGILGFGKSKKEASDDSPILPHQLMNAESLELEDIIAPSALKITPKALHLGNKIVRTLFVISYPRYLTESWFSPVINLDKVFDVSIFIHPIETSQILKKFQKKVAEVQSQIHEREDKGLVRDPQLDTAYQDLENLRDKLQQAQERLFDVGLYLSIYGDDKDELDKIESEIHSILEAKLIYVKPALFQQAEGFRSAIPISTDELEVHSKLNSTPLSSIFPFVSFDLTADSGILYGVNRHNSSLVLFDRYSLENYNSVTLAKSGSGKSYGTKLEILRSLMFDTEVIVLDPEREYENLSEAVGGRYFNISLTSQHHINPFDLPVPTEDESTANIIRSNIIHLVGLFRIMMGGLTPEEDAIIDKAITETYALKDITPDADLTKVEAPLLSDFEMVLSGMEGAESLSQRLSKYTEGTWAGFLNQATNVDIEQKFIVFSLRDMEDELKPVAMYIVTHHIWNAIRRRLQKRLLVIDEAWWMMKSEDTASFLLGLAKRGRKYYLGLSTITQDVGDFLKSPYGLPIITNSSMQFLMKQSPSGAERLQEIFHLTEEEKYLLMESDVGEGIFFAGMKHVAVKVIASYTEDQIITSDPSEIMAIKKSKKEFNEQDSDEKQEPIN; the protein is encoded by the coding sequence ATGGGTATCCTTGGATTTGGAAAATCAAAAAAAGAAGCATCTGACGACAGTCCGATCCTGCCACATCAATTAATGAACGCGGAGTCTTTGGAGCTCGAGGATATAATTGCCCCGAGTGCGCTTAAGATCACTCCGAAAGCGCTTCATCTCGGTAATAAGATCGTGCGGACACTGTTTGTGATCTCGTACCCGCGTTATCTTACCGAAAGTTGGTTCTCGCCGGTTATCAATCTAGATAAAGTTTTTGACGTATCGATCTTTATTCACCCGATCGAGACGAGTCAGATCCTGAAGAAGTTTCAGAAAAAAGTGGCAGAGGTGCAAAGTCAGATCCATGAGCGGGAAGATAAAGGGCTGGTACGTGATCCGCAACTTGACACTGCCTATCAGGATCTCGAGAATCTGCGTGACAAACTTCAGCAGGCGCAGGAACGTTTGTTCGATGTTGGGTTGTATCTCAGTATCTATGGAGACGATAAGGACGAACTGGATAAAATAGAATCAGAGATCCATTCGATCCTTGAGGCAAAACTTATTTACGTAAAACCGGCCCTGTTCCAGCAGGCGGAAGGTTTTCGTAGTGCGATCCCGATATCAACTGACGAGCTCGAAGTTCACTCAAAGTTGAATTCGACCCCGCTGTCGAGCATCTTTCCGTTTGTTTCGTTTGATCTCACGGCTGATTCAGGGATCTTGTACGGTGTTAACCGTCACAACTCAAGTCTTGTTCTGTTTGATCGCTACAGTCTTGAGAACTACAACTCAGTTACGCTCGCCAAGTCCGGTTCAGGTAAATCATACGGAACGAAACTCGAGATCCTTCGGTCACTTATGTTTGACACTGAGGTGATCGTGCTCGACCCGGAGCGCGAATACGAAAATCTCTCGGAAGCTGTTGGTGGTCGGTACTTTAATATCTCACTTACTTCCCAGCACCATATTAATCCGTTTGACCTGCCGGTGCCGACCGAAGACGAGTCTACCGCAAACATCATTCGCTCGAACATTATCCATCTGGTGGGTTTGTTCCGTATCATGATGGGTGGTTTGACGCCGGAGGAAGACGCGATTATCGATAAGGCGATCACGGAAACCTATGCTCTTAAGGATATTACCCCGGATGCTGATCTGACCAAGGTCGAAGCACCTTTGTTGTCGGACTTTGAGATGGTACTTTCGGGTATGGAAGGAGCCGAGTCGCTTTCGCAACGCCTTTCAAAGTATACTGAAGGAACATGGGCTGGTTTTCTGAACCAGGCAACCAATGTGGATATCGAGCAGAAGTTCATCGTCTTTTCCCTGCGAGACATGGAGGACGAGTTGAAGCCGGTGGCGATGTACATCGTTACCCACCATATCTGGAATGCGATCCGTCGTCGCCTTCAGAAGCGATTGTTAGTGATCGACGAGGCGTGGTGGATGATGAAATCTGAAGATACCGCTTCGTTCCTGCTTGGACTGGCGAAGCGAGGTCGAAAGTACTACCTTGGTCTGTCGACGATCACTCAAGATGTCGGTGACTTCCTCAAGTCTCCTTACGGCTTACCGATCATCACGAACTCATCGATGCAGTTTTTGATGAAGCAGTCGCCTTCCGGTGCGGAAAGACTTCAAGAGATCTTCCATCTTACTGAAGAGGAAAAATATCTCCTTATGGAGTCAGATGTTGGAGAAGGTATCTTCTTTGCCGGTATGAAGCATGTCGCGGTAAAAGTAATAGCCAGCTATACCGAAGATCAGATCATTACGTCTGACCCTTCTGAGATCATGGCGATCAAGAAGTCCAAAAAAGAATTTAATGAACAGGATAGTGACGAGAAGCAAGAACCGATCAATTAA
- a CDS encoding pilin, translated as MNTLFIIIKKQYQILGGVVLAFILPVVTYAQNDYVPLVPLPGIDGSGGIGLANYFQQMFILLLSLTTVFAVLMIVIGGLQYMTAGDNASKVSGAKETIQNALYGLFLAIGAWLILYTINPTILSLTIGGDEIEHQSSYGFMRNRVTTATVSSDWMGNNFFEYIAGASDPEDAAIQQCLQKAAQINNVRDEYNIYNIQSGMCTNPEQVTRYDGAVGYIARFDYARVFPDTRFGPERYFSDTIEECRNRRDTIIQSAANLGVPASALDASNCQPYTH; from the coding sequence ATGAATACTTTATTTATTATAATAAAAAAACAGTATCAGATACTCGGGGGAGTGGTTCTTGCTTTTATACTTCCGGTGGTTACGTACGCTCAAAATGATTACGTGCCGTTGGTGCCACTACCAGGGATCGATGGGTCCGGAGGGATCGGGCTGGCAAATTACTTTCAGCAGATGTTCATTCTACTGCTTAGTTTAACCACGGTCTTCGCGGTGTTGATGATTGTGATTGGCGGATTGCAATACATGACGGCCGGGGACAATGCGAGCAAAGTATCTGGAGCAAAAGAAACCATTCAAAATGCTTTATACGGCCTTTTTCTTGCTATCGGTGCCTGGCTCATTCTTTACACCATTAATCCGACCATCCTCAGCTTAACAATCGGGGGTGACGAGATTGAGCATCAATCATCCTATGGGTTTATGCGCAATCGAGTGACAACAGCCACGGTGTCGTCTGATTGGATGGGAAACAATTTTTTTGAATATATCGCCGGCGCGAGCGACCCGGAGGATGCCGCAATTCAACAGTGCCTCCAAAAAGCCGCACAAATAAATAATGTAAGGGACGAGTATAATATATATAATATTCAGTCCGGTATGTGCACCAATCCAGAACAGGTCACTCGATATGATGGAGCTGTTGGGTACATCGCTCGTTTTGATTATGCGCGCGTATTCCCCGATACCCGTTTCGGGCCTGAGCGGTATTTCTCGGATACCATTGAAGAATGCCGAAATCGGCGGGATACAATAATACAGTCAGCAGCGAACCTGGGCGTACCGGCGAGCGCTCTAGATGCTTCTAATTGTCAGCCGTACACTCATTAA